GACCCGTTTCATTGCCGGCGCGACCAAAGTGAAATCCGCGGATGATGTAGCTGGAGATATCCTCAGAGCGATGAATAGAGGAAAATACATTATCATCCCTGGCTTTGATGGCAGATTTTTCTACCATCTGATCAATCTCCTGGGGAACATCACCTACACCATAATAGATATTCTGGTGAATATCGCCCAGAAGAAAAAAGCAAAAGAAGGAAAATAAGATAACAAAAAAGCAGCCGGAGGCTGCTTTTTTTCTCTCCCAAAACTATACCTTATAGGCGGCCACAGAGAGCTGCCACTACGGGGGATATTTATTGTTATCTTCAAGTCGTAGAGGTGCCTCTCCATGGGCACCCAATCTTCGCAGACACAGAGGACTGCCAATACGGGGATATTGGTTGTAATGTTCAAGTCGTAGGGGTGCCTCTCCGTGGGCACCCAATCTTGGCAGACATAGAGGACCGCCACAACAGGAGATATTGCAATCGTCCGGAATTCAGATTATCATTAGTGAAACAAATATTCGAAGAATTCCGATGACCGATAAAGTAAAATCCATCCTCAGCCGCTGGCGGACCCACCCAACTATCGCAGAAAATGTAGTGGAATGGCGCGTCCTGGCCCAGAAGCCCGCTGATTTGATGGATTATCCCCCCCAACTCTCCCATGAATTGGCAGATATCCTCAGAGTGCAGGGCATCGCTTCCTTATATACCCACCAGGCTCTCGCCTATGAAAAGGTCACAAATGGCGAAAATCTCGCGGTGATCTCAGGAACGGCCAGCGGAAAAACTTTCTGCTATAACCTCCCGGTCATTGACAGCCTGCTCAAACACTCGGAAGGCAAAGCGCTCTATCTTTTCCCCACCAAGGCCCTGGCGCAGGACCAGCTTTCAGGGCTACGGTCCATTTTGCACCAGTTGAACCGCCCGGACGTCAACCGGGCCAACATTTACGATGGCGACACCCCGCAGCATATCCGCTCCACGGTTCGCCAGGAATCCTCAATCGTGCTCACCAACCCCGATATGCTCCACACCGGCATCCTGCCCCATCACACAAGCTGGAAGGATTTCTTCACCGCGCTGCGCTTCATTGTGATTGATGAAATGCACGCCTATCGGGGAGTCTTCGGCTCACATGTCGCCAATGTGATCCGCCGGCTCAAGCGGATCAGCCTCTTCTATGGCAGCCAGCCCCAATTCATCCTCACATCCGCCACGATCAGCAATCCCAAACAGCTAGCTGAAAAGCTGATCGAGAAACCCGTAACTGTAATTGATCAGGATGGCTCACCCCACGGTGAAAAGCACTTCCTAATCTATAACCCACCCATTCTGGACAAGAAAACAGGCATCCGGCAAAGCTCCCTCCTGGAAGGTTCAATGTTGGCAGGAGAACTGCTGGCTGAGGATATCCAAACGATCATCTTCGGTCAAACCCGGCGCGGGATTGAGCTGCTCCTGACCTACCTGCGTCAGCGAGACCCGAACGGCAACCCCAACCAAATCCGAGGCTACCGCAGTGGTTACCTGCCGCGTGAACGCCGCGCCATTGAAGAGGGCTTGCGACGGGGAGAGGTCAAAGGGGTGGTCGCCACCTCAGCGCTCGAACTGGGCATCGACATCGGTGGCATGGACGCCGCCGTCCTGATCGGCTATCCCGGCAGCATCGCCGGTACGCGCCAGCAGGCAGGCCGGGCGGGACGTAAGCTGGCCCCCTCGCTCTCCGTGCTGGTCGCCTCAGCCAGGGCCATGGACCAATACCTTGCCCGTCACCCCGATTACTTCTTTGGCCGTTCGCCGGAGCGTGCTCTGATCGCCCCCGATAACCTCCTGATCCTCCTGCAGCATATCCGTTGCGCTGCCTTTGAGCTGCCTTTCCGTACCAATGAAGGTTTCGGCGCTATCCCGGCCAATCGCCTTCAGGCTTTTCTGGAACTCCTGAGCAACAACGGCGAATTGCACCAACAGGCCGACCGCTTCTTCTGGATGGCGGACCAATACCCGGCCGCAGATATTTCGCTGCGCAATGCCACCCCACAGCAAGTCAGCCTCTTGCTAAAGGGTGAATACAACCAGGAAACTATCGGTCAGGTGGACCTGAACAGCGCCTATTGGATGGTGCACCCCGATGCCATTTACCTCCACGAAGGCGCGTCCTATCTGGTGGAAAATCTGGATCTGGAAGCGGGCGTGGCTTATCTGAAACCCGCCTATGTCGATTATTACACCCAGGCTCAGGAAGAAACCAAGGTCGAAGAGAAATCGCTGCTCAAATCCGAGCCGGTTACCGGTGCCCAAAAGAACCTGGGTGAGATCCTCGTGACCAGCAAAGTGATCGGCTACCGGCGAGTCCGCTGGTTCACCCATGAGACTCTGGGAAACGGCAAGGTGGATTTGCCTCCCAGTTTCCTGAATACGGTGGGCTACTGGATCACCATCAATGAAGAAACCATCGCAAAACTGAAAGACCAGATGCTCTGGAACGGAGAACCGAACGACTACGGTCCGGGCTGGGATGATATCCGCCAAAAGGTGCTGAACCGGGATGGCGAACGCTGTCAGGTCTGCGGTGCAGGCGGTACTCACCAACCGCTGCATGTCCATCACATCCAACCCTTCCGCAATTTCACCAGCCGGGAAGCGGCCAATCAGCTCCAAAACCTGATCACCCTCTGCCCCACCTGTCACCGCCTGGCTGAGACCAGGGTCCGTATCCGCAGCGGGATGGCTGGCTTCAGTTACGCGCTGGCGAACCTTGCCCCGCTGCTGATCATGTGCGATGGCGAGGATATTGACGTACATTACGACCCAAATTCAACCCTGGGCGGCGGTCTGCCCACGGTGGTTTTATTCGATAACATCCCCGGTGGACTGGGACTGAGCGAGAACCTCTATGAGCTGCATCATGAGCTCCTCATGCAGGCCTATGAGACCATTGCCTCATGTGAATGTGAGGATGGCTGTCCCTCCTGTGTGGGACCGGTGGGTGAAGAAGGCTCCGGCGGCAAAACGGAGACCCTGGCCCTATTGAAAGCGTTGATCGGTCATGGCTGATTGGAATTCTCTGGAAGATCAATTGAAAGCCCTGGGCGTGCAAATGGGGAAAGATAAACGCCTGACCAATAAACGCGCCAAAAGGTATCCCATCGAAAAGGTGGTTTCAGGCGAATACTGGCAAATGGTCACCGGGGAAGTCTTCTGTCACGAAGAATTCTATCCAATGGATTACATCCACGGCAGCAAGCCCCTCACCCCCAGCGAGCCGATCGAAGTCCTTTGCCATTGGGCTGGTGCGCAGCAACTTTCTTTAGGTGACCTGCAGGATTTCGTCTTTCTGGATACAGAGACGAGTGGACTGGCCGGCGGCACGGGCACTTATGCCTTCGAGGTGGGCCTAGGACGCTTCACACCGGAAGGCTTCCGGCTGGCACAGTTCTTCATGCGGCACCCCGGCGAGGAACCCACCCTCCTGGCTGGATTGAACGCCTTTATGGACGGGATGAAGGCCGTGGTAACCTATAACGGCAAATCCTTCGACATTCCCCTTTTGAACACCCGCTACACGATGATGGGCATGGATACCCCCTTCACCGGGATTGACCATTTTGACTTGTTACCCCTCGCACGGCGTTTATGGAAGATCCGCCTGGAAAGCCGCACGCTGGGAAACGTGGAACAACAGATCCTGGGCGTGGCACGCGGTGAAGAGGAAGTCCCCGGTTATATGATCCCGCAGATGTATTTCGATTTTTTGCGGACTCAGGATGCGCGCCCCATGGCGGGGATCTTCTATCACAACGCCATCGACATCCTCAGTCTGGCGGGACTTTTTGGTCACATGGCCTTTTTGCTGGATGACCCGCATTCAGACCGAATCCGTCACGGGGAAGATATCGTAGCCCTGGCGAGGTTCTTTGAATCGATGGGAGAAATCTCTGAAGCCGAAGCACTCTACAACAAGTCCCTGACGGTGGACCTCTCAGAAGAAATCCACTGGGACACTGTTCAGCGGCTCTCATTCCTCGTCAAGCGCAAAGGTGACTGGCAAGCCGCAATTGCTCTCTGGAAGCAAGCCGCAGAGAATGAACACCTCTACGCTTTCGTAGAGATTGCCAAATATTACGAACACCGGGTAAAGGACATTGAGGAAGCCCATCGCTGGACAGTCGGCGGAATCACTGTCCTCAACAGCCGCCACTTCCCTGCCTATCAATACCGCTTCTGGCAGGAGAGCCTCTCCCACCGCCTTGAGCGACTAGAAACACGATTAGCCCGGGAAAATCCAGACTAATCCTTGCGTTTCATCCAACTTTACTATATTATTAATCGTTCTTGTAAAATGGTATAATCGTACTATAAACCAGGCAGAAATCTAGACAACCTAGGTTTTGAAGGAGAATCAATATATGTCAGGACATTCGCATTGGGCGACAAT
This Chloroflexota bacterium DNA region includes the following protein-coding sequences:
- a CDS encoding DEAD/DEAH box helicase, translating into MTDKVKSILSRWRTHPTIAENVVEWRVLAQKPADLMDYPPQLSHELADILRVQGIASLYTHQALAYEKVTNGENLAVISGTASGKTFCYNLPVIDSLLKHSEGKALYLFPTKALAQDQLSGLRSILHQLNRPDVNRANIYDGDTPQHIRSTVRQESSIVLTNPDMLHTGILPHHTSWKDFFTALRFIVIDEMHAYRGVFGSHVANVIRRLKRISLFYGSQPQFILTSATISNPKQLAEKLIEKPVTVIDQDGSPHGEKHFLIYNPPILDKKTGIRQSSLLEGSMLAGELLAEDIQTIIFGQTRRGIELLLTYLRQRDPNGNPNQIRGYRSGYLPRERRAIEEGLRRGEVKGVVATSALELGIDIGGMDAAVLIGYPGSIAGTRQQAGRAGRKLAPSLSVLVASARAMDQYLARHPDYFFGRSPERALIAPDNLLILLQHIRCAAFELPFRTNEGFGAIPANRLQAFLELLSNNGELHQQADRFFWMADQYPAADISLRNATPQQVSLLLKGEYNQETIGQVDLNSAYWMVHPDAIYLHEGASYLVENLDLEAGVAYLKPAYVDYYTQAQEETKVEEKSLLKSEPVTGAQKNLGEILVTSKVIGYRRVRWFTHETLGNGKVDLPPSFLNTVGYWITINEETIAKLKDQMLWNGEPNDYGPGWDDIRQKVLNRDGERCQVCGAGGTHQPLHVHHIQPFRNFTSREAANQLQNLITLCPTCHRLAETRVRIRSGMAGFSYALANLAPLLIMCDGEDIDVHYDPNSTLGGGLPTVVLFDNIPGGLGLSENLYELHHELLMQAYETIASCECEDGCPSCVGPVGEEGSGGKTETLALLKALIGHG
- a CDS encoding ribonuclease H-like domain-containing protein, with amino-acid sequence MADWNSLEDQLKALGVQMGKDKRLTNKRAKRYPIEKVVSGEYWQMVTGEVFCHEEFYPMDYIHGSKPLTPSEPIEVLCHWAGAQQLSLGDLQDFVFLDTETSGLAGGTGTYAFEVGLGRFTPEGFRLAQFFMRHPGEEPTLLAGLNAFMDGMKAVVTYNGKSFDIPLLNTRYTMMGMDTPFTGIDHFDLLPLARRLWKIRLESRTLGNVEQQILGVARGEEEVPGYMIPQMYFDFLRTQDARPMAGIFYHNAIDILSLAGLFGHMAFLLDDPHSDRIRHGEDIVALARFFESMGEISEAEALYNKSLTVDLSEEIHWDTVQRLSFLVKRKGDWQAAIALWKQAAENEHLYAFVEIAKYYEHRVKDIEEAHRWTVGGITVLNSRHFPAYQYRFWQESLSHRLERLETRLARENPD